The Montipora foliosa isolate CH-2021 chromosome 14, ASM3666993v2, whole genome shotgun sequence genome window below encodes:
- the LOC137984444 gene encoding E3 ubiquitin-protein ligase TRIM71-like produces the protein MTDERGVACITNFNVNDDKDGIYKISYWPKVEGNFNLLVKVNGEPVRRSPFRIVVKSFDVKPVLSFGKRGSVDGRFENPRGVAVNSKNEIAVTSNHKVQIFNNKGNFVRSFGRRGSNPGEFNYPFGVAFDKDGNVLVADKHNHRIQIFTGEGMYISMFGGEGSLDTQLKDPWGLSLDFNGNIIVSDSYNNFIKIFSPDGTFLKKIGGPGSLSFPVHCVEWRDNLLISDHDDNSLKVFTKEGDFKYQFGKQGKGDGEFNSPRFLSVTKSGHVIVCDRDNHKVQVVELPNGKFIGKFGTRGNNLGEFNYPLSVAILSDGQIVVADSANHRIQIFE, from the coding sequence ATGACAGATGAGCGCGGCGTAGCATGCATCACAAATTTTAACGTAAATGACGACAAAGACGGAATCTATAAAATTAGCTATTGGCCCAAAGTTGAaggtaattttaatttattagttAAGGTTAACGGGGAACCTGTTCGTAGAAGCCCTTTTAGGATTGTAGTTAAATCGTTTGATGTCAAACCTGTATTATCATTTGGAAAACGAGGCTCCGTTGATGGGAGGTTTGAGAATCCTCGGGGGGTGGCTGTGAATAGCAAAAATGAAATTGCGGTGACATCCAACCACAAAGTTCAAATCTTCAATAATAAAGGAAATTTTGTGAGATCCTTTGGCAGAAGAGGCAGCAACCCAGGAGAATTTAATTATCCTTTTGGGGTAGCCTTCGATAAAGATGGAAATGTCTTAGTAGCAGACAAGCATAACCATCGCATCCAAATTTTTACTGGGGAGGGGATGTACATCAGCATGTTTGGTGGGGAAGGAAGCCTCGATACTCAGCTCAAGGACCCTTGGGGTTTATCATTGGATTTCAATGGTAATATTATCGTTTCTGACTCGTATAACAATTTCATTAAAATCTTCTCCCCTGATGGCACGTTTCTAAAGAAGATAGGTGGGCCTGGATCTCTTTCTTTTCCTGTTCACTGTGTTGAGTGGCGGGATAACCTCCTTATATCAGACCATGATGATAATAGTCTCAAAGTATTTACTAAGGAGGGGGACTTTAAGTACCAGTTTGGCAAGCAAGGGAAAGGGGATGGGGAATTTAATTCGCCCCGGTTTTTATCAGTAACTAAATCAGGTCATGTTATTGTGTGTGATCGAGACAATCATAAGGTGCAAGTGGTTGAACTTCCAAATGGTAAGTTTATTGGCAAGTTTGGCACACGAGGCAACAACTTAGGAGAGTTCAATTATCCGCTTTCTGTAGCCATTCTGAGTGATGGTCAAATTGTGGTGGCGGACTCTGCGAATCATCGAATTCAAATATTTGAATAG
- the LOC137984787 gene encoding E3 ubiquitin-protein ligase TRIM56-like, producing MSRDSFNRKTCDKICLILEGVPKNNMDIEKLLHNLQEHVSCLVCKDVFTDPRHLPCLHSFCLNCLTNWHRASGGQNTLRCPKCQGVSRVPASGDIKDLPISFFVNGLIDALKIKECNKAQVTCGNCYKKSSDALYCFQCGILYCEQCLIAHNVMQLYCKDHRVLAMKDFQDKDYEELLKRPVFCPREEHEREELKFFCQNCEESVCQTCVILDHSGHKVKLTKGEAEAQMIDITALVQRQNDNLQEKMNKVIQLNEDYARIVQQSENMEQDVESFADNVVETFRETIQAKKEIILSELKEETKKSLETVLTKRTAVQEEIKAIESALEKADKLLTRSTSVEVVQLGKALKKTLEEFDRSKPVALDTGVGLFDLVFVENHRILDTDNSEEFGFLKSCHQTKASESVAEGRGLNEGIVGREAQFHLTTI from the coding sequence ATGTCACGAGATTCTTTTAATCGTAAGACATGCGACAAAATATGCTTAATTCTCGAAGGCGTGCCGAAAAACAATATGGATATCGAAAAATTGCTCCATAATCTCCAAGAACACGTCTCGTGTCTGGTGTGTAAGGACGTTTTTACAGATCCAAGACACCTTCCATGTTTGCACAGTTTTTGTCTGAACTGTTTGACAAACTGGCATCGAGCGAGTGGCGGTCAAAATACGTTGAGATGTCCAAAGTGCCAAGGAGTTAGCAGAGTTCCTGCAAGCGGTGATATTAAGGATCTTCCCATCAGCTTTTTCGTGAACGGGTTGATCGATGCCcttaaaattaaagaatgcaACAAAGCACAAGTAACATGCGGAAACTGCTACAAGAAAAGCTCAGATGCCTTGTATTGTTTTCAATGTGGCATATTGTATTGCGAGCAATGCTTGATAGCGCACAACGTGATGCAACTTTATTGCAAAGATCACCGTGTTCTGGCTATGAAAGATTTTCAAGACAAGGACTATGAGGAGTTATTAAAGAGACCCGTGTTTTGTCCAAGAGAAGAGCACGAGAGAGAAGAGTTGAAGTTTTTTTGCCAGAATTGTGAAGAGTCGGTTTGTCAAACTTGTGTTATCTTGGATCACTCAGGTCATAAAGTGAAACTAACTAAAGGAGAAGCCGAAGCCCAAATGATCGATATCACAGCGCTTGTGCAAAGGCAAAACGATAACTTACAAGAAAAGATGAACAAAGTCATTCAACTTAACGAGGACTACGCTCGTATCGTTCAACAAAGCGAAAACATGGAACAAGATGTGGAAAGCTTTGCTGACAATGTGGTCGAAACATTCCGAGAAACAATTCAGGCGAAAAAGGAAATTATCCTGTCCGAACTGaaagaagaaacgaaaaagtCGCTCGAAACTGTATTAACTAAGAGGACTGCGGTTCAGGAGGAAATAAAAGCCATTGAATCAGCGCTGGAAAAAGCTGACAAACTTTTAACGCGAAGCACAAGCGTTGAAGTGGTTCAACTTGGCAAAGCATTGAAGAAAACTCTGGAAGAATTCGATCGATCTAAGCCAGTTGCCCTTGACACAGGAGTGGGCCTGTTTGATTTAGTTTTCGTGGAAAATCACAGGATACTTGATACTGACAACAGCGAAGAATTCGGCTTCTTGAAATCATGCCACCAAACAAAAGCAAGCGAATCTGTCGCTGAAGGCAGAGGACTAAATGAAGGAATTGTTGGGCGTGAAGCTCaatttcacttaaccactataTAA